In Helianthus annuus cultivar XRQ/B chromosome 3, HanXRQr2.0-SUNRISE, whole genome shotgun sequence, a single window of DNA contains:
- the LOC118479383 gene encoding lectin alpha chain-like, translating into MSILTIFFLVLIPYATSISFNFRNISQNNSQDIILSGDAAYIPGDGIQVTYDRNLNRSSPWLAGRATYKTLLHLWDNDSNLASFSTSFTFVISSYVNNYHGDGLTFFLAPNNSVMKAGEAIGLPVIYKSNTSTYPFVAVEFDTYGGNVWDPMDPNSSRPIDEHVGIDISSLNSVAYRKWNNNITLGKECRALINYHADSKNLSVSFTNFKNNSPVWETGLSYTIDLRKVLPEWR; encoded by the exons ATGTCTATCTTAACAATCTTCTTTCTTGTTTTAATCCCTTATGCAACTTCAATTAGTTTCAATTTCAGAAATATCAGTCAAAACAACTCCCAGGATATAATATTATCAGGTGATGCAGCTTATATCCCGGGTGATGGAATCCAGGTAACCTACGATAGGAATCTGAATCGTAGTTCGCCATGGTTAGCAGGTCGAGCGACGTACAAAACACTTCTTCATCTTTGGGACAACGACTCTAATTTAGCCAGCTTTTCTACGAGTTTCACATTTGTGATCAGTTCATACGTGAATAATTATCACGGTGATGGTCTCACATTCTTCCTTGCTCCGAATAATTCCGTGATGAAGGCAGGAGAAGCCATTGGTCTTCCGGTCATTTATAAATCCAACACCAGTACATATCCATTTGTAGCTGTGGAGTTTGATACTTATGGTGGCAACGTGTGGGATCCAATGGATCCCAATTCATCCAGGCCCATAGATGAACATGTTGGTATTGATATCAGCTCTCTTAATTCTGTTGCATATCGGAAATGGAATAACAATATAACACTTGGGAAAGAGTGTAGAGCTTTGATTAATTATCATGCTGATTCTAAAAATCTTAGTGTGTCCTTCACCAATTTTAAAAATAATTCGCCAGTATGGGAAACTGGCCTTAGCTACACCATTGATTTAAGGAAAGTGTTGCCCGAATGG AGGTAG
- the LOC110932010 gene encoding L-type lectin-domain containing receptor kinase IX.1, whose product MRKVEVIAGTLGLVTFLATAAYFLWRRKKNSGDKVEEHELALELESELEMGPSMPRRFSYHELAQSTANFAETEKLGEGGFGGVYKGFLKNLSLYVAVKKVSKTSKQGIKQYASEVRIISRLRHKNLVQLIGWCHDKGELLLVYEYMENGSLDSHLFKGKSLLGWNRRYKIVQDLASALLYLHEEWEQCVLHRDIKSSNVMLDSNFNVKLGDFGLAKLVDHEKGAQTTMLAGTLGYMAPECIVAGKATKESDVFSFGVVALEIACGRKPIENKDEENQIRLIEWVWGLYGTRALLEAVDPRLESDFEEEEIKRVLIVGLWCVHPDSELRPSIRQAIKVLNSEASMPLLPSKMPVASYLAFEGLSEFSSIGQYESSSIIS is encoded by the coding sequence ATGCGAAAGGTGGAGGTAATAGCTGGAACATTGGGTTTAGTTACCTTTTTGGCTACGGCTGCTTATTTTTTATGGCGAAGGAAGAAAAACTCGGGTGATAAAGTAGAGGAACATGAACTTGCTTTGGAGCTTGAAAGCGAACTTGAAATGGGGCCCTCTATGCCCAGAAGATTTTCTTACCATGAGTTAGCTCAATCAACAGCCAACTTTGCAGAGACAGAAAAGCTTGGCGAGGGTGGTTTTGGAGGAGTTTACAAAGGTTTTCTGAAAAATTTAAGCTTGTACGTCGCAGTTAAAAAGGTGTCGAAGACTTCCAAACAAGGAATCAAACAGTATGCTTCAGAAGTAAGGATTATTAGCCGATTGAGGCACAAAAATTTGGTGCAACTCATCGGCTGGTGCCATGACAAAGGAGAACTCCTGCTTGTTTATGAATATATGGAAAACGGAAGCTTAGATTCACATTTATTCAAAGGAAAGAGCTTGCTAGGATGGAATAGAAGGTATAAAATTGTCCAAGATCTGGCTTCTGCTTTATTATATTTACATGAAGAGTGGGAGCAATGTGTTCTGCATAGAGATATCAAATCGAGTAATGTGATGTTGGACTCAAATTTCAATGTGAAGCTTGGTGATTTTGGGCTAGCAAAGTTAGTTGACCATGAGAAAGGTGCGCAAACAACGATGTTGGCTGGAACCTTAGGTTATATGGCCCCTGAATGTATAGTCGCTGGTAAAGCAACCAAGGAATCTGATGTTTTTAGCTTTGGAGTTGTTGCATTGGAAATAGCTTGTGGGCGAAAACCCATAGAGAACAAGGATGAAGAAAATCAAATACGCTTAATAGAATGGGTTTGGGGTCTCTATGGAACTAGGGCTCTTTTAGAGGCAGTTGATCCGCGTTTAGAGTCAGACTTTGAGGAAGAAGAAATCAAGCGTGTATTGATCGTTGGGTTATGGTGTGTGCACCCTGATTCGGAACTTCGCCCATCAATACGACAAGCCATTAAAGTCTTGAACTCCGAAGCTTCAATGCCTTTACTTCCCTCAAAGATGCCGGTGGCATCTTATTTGGCATTCGAAGGACTATCCGAGTTTTCTTCCATTGGCCAATACGAATCATCAAGTATTATCTCTTAG
- the LOC110932011 gene encoding uncharacterized protein LOC110932011 produces MLRTAKIIFPDLFKLEKEKRCKVADRVNYQVEGSGIGSSYVWAWARNISAGREVDQLVELCNRLLNVRLEDRQDKWEWIGAEDKEFSVGAVKRLLNKEGQHNFVLQDIPEECKWIPEKCNIFMWRTAMNRIATVEALRKRNIEVQEDTCALCRDEEDSVAHIFSSCYVASVVWQQISRWYTTNNLFFFSFKDITEIHGHVGFTGDKKEAFKGIVRIAIWSIWKARNKARFENKEIRIGEIISDLKASSYLWFKNRTRFKDLSWLEWCKFVIM; encoded by the coding sequence ATGTTGCGAACCGCTAAAATCATTTTTCCggatttgttcaagttagagaagGAGAAAAGGTGCAAGGTGGCGGATCGGGTGAACTATCAGGTTGAGGGCAGTGGTATCGGTTCGAGTTATGTGTGGGCTTGGGCTAGAAATATTTCGGCCGGAAGGGAGGTGGATCAATTGGTCGAATTATGCAATAGGCTGTTAAATGTTAGACTCGAAGATAGACAAGACAAATGGGAGTGGATAGGAGCCGAAGACAAGGAGTTCAGTGTGGGTGCGGTGAAGAGGCTTCTAAACAAAGAAGGGCAACACAATTTTGTTCTACAAGATATCCCAGAAGAGTGTAAATGGATCCCAGAAAAGTGTAATATTTTTATGTGGAGAACGGCTATGAATAGAATCGCTACGGTGGAAGCACTGAGAAAAAGAAACATCGAGGTCCAGGAGGATACGTGTGCGTTATGTAGGGACGAAGAGGATTCGGTGGCTCACATTTTTTCCTCGTGCTATGTGGCGTCCGTGGTTTGGCAGCAAATTAGTAGGTGGTACACGACTAATAACCTGTTCTTTTTTAGCTTTAAAGACATTACGGAGATTCACGGTCATGTGGGTTTCACCGGCGATAAAAAGGAAGCGTTCAAAGGTATTGTTAGGATTGCCATCTGGAGTATTTGGAAAGCGAGAAACAAAGCAAGGTTTGAGAACAAGGAAATTAGAATTGGGGAGATTATTAGTGATCTAAAAGCGTCTAGTTacctttggtttaaaaataggaCTAGGTTTAAAGATCTTTCGTGGCTTGaatggtgtaaatttgtaattatgtag